In Rhodothermus marinus DSM 4252, a single genomic region encodes these proteins:
- a CDS encoding ATP-binding cassette domain-containing protein, protein MRGQIKNIELARPSYRYLAFVEVETDDGNRWRLPMTGTVAQWLRVGQRVQLAAEKPQPGFDDYSLRTARVAVWPLFERIYTLERRSLFSDRVLYRYRLRAREARYERDYAAIVELEQYHYASRERVLALWYCERCGTYRAANARPDCPAGHGPMRFHDLKDATRASRFLVLELLDRQPYEPEVVGYVRVDPPLPLLHRRRPDGTLDRDIRRRIFPPEWFDHPFHPNQDVPPEAWWDEQGKVLARARSPVARLARVVVHPDYRADGLGVQALHCMMDWVRERWIPDMRLPKRAVETVAQMARFHPFMEKAGFVFLFETGSGRPALYLPLDETAREAIERFLQEDELARAHGGRLYRPRFTPVEPLSGPVVLHRVTKTYHNRLNLEGLSEPVREALEAFGVEEREIQTYVFRDADFRLEPGTVNAIVGASGSGKTTLLRMLIGAATGRDDPLYRADEGEIRMPDNVRLQALIPGEAEPELGTQPVLESLYRITGDAALAIEILNAAGLADAVLFRAPYAELSTGQKARVQLAWALAHRPNLLLIDEFAAHLDPRMAARVGRKLAELARTHGITLVLVTHRPELLRVLEPDTIYMVGYGTLFRADELPELGLFIREPYASFVVEGKKTWEIRKHPTRVRGRIGIISGGKVIGTAEIRETRGPFSVEELGAHADKHLADAETLEAYAQGRPLYAWVMERARRLDRPVPIRRRPGHQLWVRLRAEDQQGASDQDESAGASTDTSLGKQR, encoded by the coding sequence ATGCGGGGGCAGATTAAAAATATCGAGCTGGCGCGGCCGTCCTATCGCTACCTGGCCTTTGTGGAGGTCGAGACCGACGACGGCAATCGCTGGCGGCTGCCCATGACGGGCACGGTGGCGCAGTGGTTGCGCGTGGGCCAGCGCGTGCAGCTCGCCGCCGAAAAGCCGCAGCCCGGCTTCGACGACTATTCACTTCGGACGGCCCGCGTGGCCGTCTGGCCGCTGTTCGAGCGCATCTACACGCTGGAGCGTCGTTCGCTTTTTTCCGACCGGGTGCTTTACCGCTACCGGCTACGTGCCCGCGAGGCCCGCTACGAGCGCGACTACGCGGCCATCGTCGAACTGGAACAGTACCACTACGCCTCGCGCGAGCGCGTGCTGGCCCTCTGGTATTGTGAGCGGTGCGGCACCTATCGGGCCGCCAACGCCCGGCCGGACTGCCCGGCCGGACACGGCCCCATGCGTTTCCACGACCTGAAAGACGCCACCCGTGCCTCGCGCTTTCTGGTGCTGGAACTGCTCGACCGCCAGCCCTACGAACCCGAGGTGGTGGGCTACGTGCGCGTCGATCCGCCGCTGCCGCTGCTGCACCGCCGCCGTCCCGACGGGACGCTCGACCGCGACATCCGCCGCCGTATCTTTCCGCCGGAATGGTTCGACCATCCGTTCCATCCTAATCAGGACGTGCCGCCCGAAGCCTGGTGGGACGAGCAGGGGAAGGTGCTGGCCCGCGCCCGCTCGCCCGTGGCCCGACTGGCGCGCGTGGTGGTGCATCCGGACTACCGCGCCGACGGACTGGGCGTGCAGGCGCTGCACTGCATGATGGACTGGGTGCGCGAGCGCTGGATACCCGACATGCGCCTGCCCAAACGGGCTGTCGAGACCGTGGCGCAGATGGCCCGTTTCCATCCGTTCATGGAGAAGGCCGGGTTCGTCTTTCTGTTCGAGACGGGCTCGGGCCGTCCGGCGCTCTACCTGCCGCTGGACGAGACGGCCCGCGAGGCCATCGAGCGCTTTCTGCAGGAAGACGAGCTGGCCCGGGCGCATGGCGGACGGCTCTATCGCCCGCGCTTTACGCCGGTCGAGCCGCTGAGCGGACCGGTGGTGCTGCACCGGGTGACCAAAACGTATCACAACCGGCTAAATCTGGAAGGACTTTCCGAACCGGTGCGTGAGGCGCTGGAAGCTTTCGGCGTGGAAGAGCGCGAGATTCAGACCTATGTCTTCCGAGATGCCGACTTCCGGCTGGAGCCGGGCACGGTCAACGCCATTGTGGGCGCTTCGGGAAGCGGCAAGACCACACTGCTCCGAATGCTGATCGGGGCGGCCACCGGGCGGGACGACCCGCTCTACCGGGCCGATGAAGGGGAGATCCGGATGCCCGACAACGTGCGGCTGCAGGCGCTGATTCCCGGTGAGGCCGAGCCAGAGCTGGGCACGCAGCCCGTGTTGGAGTCGCTCTATCGGATTACGGGCGATGCCGCACTGGCCATCGAGATCCTGAACGCGGCCGGCCTGGCCGACGCCGTGCTGTTCCGGGCGCCCTACGCGGAGCTGTCCACCGGACAGAAAGCCCGCGTGCAACTGGCCTGGGCGCTGGCGCATCGGCCCAATCTGCTGCTCATCGACGAATTTGCGGCGCATCTCGACCCGCGCATGGCCGCCCGGGTGGGACGCAAGCTGGCCGAACTGGCCCGCACGCACGGCATCACGCTGGTGCTGGTGACGCACCGGCCTGAACTGCTTCGCGTGCTGGAGCCCGACACCATCTACATGGTCGGCTATGGCACGCTCTTTCGGGCCGACGAACTGCCCGAACTGGGCCTGTTCATCCGCGAGCCGTACGCCAGCTTCGTCGTGGAGGGTAAGAAAACCTGGGAAATCCGGAAGCACCCCACGCGTGTGCGCGGGCGCATCGGGATTATCAGCGGAGGCAAGGTGATCGGCACGGCCGAAATCCGGGAAACACGGGGACCGTTTTCCGTGGAGGAGCTCGGCGCCCATGCCGACAAGCATCTGGCCGACGCCGAAACGCTCGAAGCCTACGCGCAGGGGCGTCCGCTCTACGCCTGGGTGATGGAGCGCGCCCGCCGTCTGGATCGACCCGTGCCGATCCGTCGGCGTCCCGGTCACCAGCTCTGGGTGCGGTTGCGCGCCGAAGATCAGCAGGGCGCGTCCGATCAGGACGAAAGCGCCGGAGCTTCGACCGACACCTCCTTGGGCAAACAGAGGTAG
- a CDS encoding histone deacetylase family protein — protein sequence MTTAFGFNPSHARHYEPGHVERPERLEAIRERLSSSPNWNRLQHVEPLAVDLDVARLVHRRTYLERLQQALHRAPTRLDPDTYVQPESLTVALEAVGTLLAVTRAVLDGHADNGFAAIRPPGHHATPERAMGFCLLSNVAIAVRWAQQTFGVERVAIVDFDVHHGNGTQEVFYEDPNVLFISVHQFPHYPGTGRMEEIGEGRGRGTTVNVPLPPFTGDAGYLEVFRRLLGPIVRRFRPEVLFVSAGYDAHWRDPLSAMQLTVAGFAQLVYELMEWADAYCDNRLIAALEGGYDAEALAASVDATVVRLLDPVAEIEDPIGPSPHEPADVRDLIYELRLLHKVA from the coding sequence ATGACCACGGCGTTTGGCTTCAATCCTTCGCACGCCCGGCATTATGAGCCCGGGCATGTCGAGCGGCCGGAGCGGCTCGAAGCGATCCGGGAGCGGCTTTCGTCTTCGCCAAACTGGAACCGCTTACAGCACGTCGAACCGCTGGCGGTCGATCTGGACGTGGCCCGCCTGGTGCATCGCCGAACCTACCTGGAGCGGTTGCAGCAGGCACTGCACCGGGCTCCCACCCGCCTCGACCCGGACACCTACGTTCAGCCCGAGAGCCTGACGGTCGCGCTGGAAGCCGTCGGCACCCTGCTGGCCGTCACCCGGGCGGTGCTCGACGGCCACGCCGACAACGGCTTTGCGGCGATTCGCCCGCCGGGCCACCATGCCACGCCAGAACGGGCCATGGGCTTCTGCCTGCTGTCGAACGTGGCCATTGCCGTCCGCTGGGCCCAGCAGACCTTCGGCGTCGAGCGCGTGGCGATCGTGGACTTCGACGTGCACCACGGCAACGGCACCCAGGAAGTTTTCTACGAGGACCCGAACGTGCTGTTTATCAGCGTGCACCAGTTTCCGCACTACCCCGGCACCGGCCGCATGGAAGAGATCGGTGAGGGACGTGGCCGGGGTACCACGGTGAATGTACCGCTGCCGCCTTTCACCGGCGATGCCGGCTACCTGGAAGTCTTCCGCCGGTTGCTGGGACCGATCGTGCGCCGATTCCGTCCCGAGGTGCTCTTCGTCTCGGCCGGCTACGATGCGCACTGGCGGGACCCGCTCAGCGCGATGCAGCTGACCGTGGCGGGCTTTGCGCAACTGGTGTATGAACTGATGGAATGGGCCGATGCCTACTGCGACAACCGGCTGATCGCCGCGCTCGAAGGCGGCTACGATGCCGAGGCGCTGGCCGCCAGCGTGGACGCCACCGTCGTCCGCCTGCTCGATCCGGTGGCCGAAATCGAAGATCCAATCGGCCCCTCGCCCCATGAGCCCGCCGACGTACGGGATCTGATCTACGAACTCCGCCTGCTGCACAAAGTCGCCTGA
- a CDS encoding tryptophanase has product MRTIIEPFRIKVVEPLRMTTREERRRLIREAHYNLFNLHADDVLIDLLTDSGTSAMSSAQWSAIMRGDESYAGSPSYYRFEAAVRALMPFRHIIPTHQGRAAEKILFSIVGGPGRIIPSNTHFDTTRANIEATGAEAVDLVIPEGRDPESRHPFKGNIDLDRLETLLRTKRDRVPLVMLTITNNAGGGQPVSMENIRATHELCRKYGVPLFFDACRFAENAYFIKLREPGYADRSVRDIVREMFSYADGMTMSAKKDAFANIGGWLALNDDAWAQEARNLLILTEGFPTYGGLAGRDLEAIAVGLEEVIHEDYLQYRFASVQYLGRALERMGVPLMQPVGGHAVYVNAGKLLPHIPPLQYPGQALAVALYEIGGIRSCEIGSVMFGRRADGSEQPAPLELVRLAIPRRVYTQSHFDYVIECFELLLQEKDRLPGYRIVWEPPRLRHFTARFEPIA; this is encoded by the coding sequence ATGCGTACGATCATCGAGCCGTTTCGCATCAAGGTGGTCGAGCCCCTGCGCATGACCACCCGCGAAGAGCGCCGGCGGCTGATCCGCGAAGCCCACTACAACCTGTTCAACCTGCACGCCGACGACGTGCTCATCGACCTGCTGACCGACTCGGGCACCTCGGCCATGAGCAGCGCCCAGTGGTCGGCCATCATGCGCGGCGACGAAAGCTACGCGGGTTCGCCTTCTTACTACCGCTTCGAGGCGGCCGTGCGCGCGCTGATGCCTTTCCGCCACATCATCCCCACCCATCAGGGACGCGCGGCCGAAAAGATCCTGTTCAGCATCGTCGGCGGTCCGGGCCGTATCATTCCGAGCAATACGCACTTCGACACGACGCGCGCCAACATCGAGGCAACCGGCGCCGAGGCGGTCGATCTGGTCATTCCGGAAGGCCGCGATCCCGAAAGCCGTCACCCCTTCAAAGGCAACATCGATCTGGATCGACTCGAGACGCTGCTGCGCACGAAGCGCGACCGGGTGCCGCTCGTCATGCTCACGATCACGAACAACGCCGGGGGCGGCCAGCCCGTCTCGATGGAAAACATCCGGGCCACCCACGAACTCTGCCGGAAGTACGGCGTGCCGCTGTTTTTCGATGCCTGTCGCTTTGCCGAAAACGCCTACTTCATCAAGCTGCGCGAGCCGGGCTACGCCGATCGGAGCGTCCGCGACATCGTGCGCGAGATGTTTTCCTATGCCGACGGCATGACCATGAGCGCCAAAAAAGACGCCTTCGCCAACATCGGCGGCTGGCTGGCGCTCAACGACGACGCCTGGGCCCAGGAAGCCCGTAACCTGCTGATCCTGACCGAGGGCTTTCCGACCTACGGGGGGCTGGCCGGACGCGACCTGGAGGCCATCGCGGTCGGCCTGGAAGAGGTAATCCACGAAGACTACCTGCAGTACCGATTCGCTTCGGTGCAGTACCTGGGGCGGGCGCTGGAGCGGATGGGCGTGCCGCTCATGCAGCCGGTCGGCGGACACGCCGTCTATGTGAACGCCGGCAAGCTACTTCCGCACATTCCTCCGCTGCAGTATCCCGGACAGGCTCTGGCCGTGGCGCTTTACGAGATCGGCGGCATTCGGAGTTGCGAGATCGGCTCGGTCATGTTCGGTCGCCGGGCGGACGGTAGCGAGCAGCCGGCCCCGCTGGAGCTGGTGCGGCTGGCCATTCCCCGTCGCGTCTACACGCAGAGCCACTTCGACTACGTGATCGAGTGCTTCGAACTGCTGCTCCAGGAGAAGGACCGGCTGCCCGGCTACCGGATTGTCTGGGAACCGCCCCGGCTCCGGCACTTCACGGCCCGCTTCGAGCCGATCGCCTGA
- a CDS encoding Bor/Iss family lipoprotein: MRKPVRFRFFWPLLAAFLVLSGCYHARIITGQPESDVVYRKRWVSGFVNGLVIPDSIDVSSVYPHGVARVETRLSFMNQLVTILTWGIYSPMEVRVVCAAPTGQAQVLQRHDGARLVEQAVQQAAETGAPVYIQQLP, from the coding sequence ATGCGCAAACCTGTACGATTTCGCTTCTTCTGGCCGCTGCTTGCGGCTTTTCTGGTGCTGAGCGGCTGCTATCATGCCCGAATTATTACCGGTCAGCCAGAATCTGATGTCGTGTACCGAAAGAGGTGGGTGTCCGGATTTGTGAACGGTCTGGTGATCCCTGATTCGATTGACGTGTCGAGCGTCTATCCGCATGGAGTGGCACGCGTGGAAACGCGTCTGTCTTTCATGAATCAACTGGTCACCATTCTGACGTGGGGCATCTACTCGCCGATGGAAGTGCGGGTTGTCTGTGCCGCTCCGACAGGCCAGGCGCAGGTGTTGCAGAGGCATGACGGCGCCCGGCTGGTGGAACAGGCGGTGCAGCAGGCCGCCGAGACCGGCGCGCCGGTCTACATCCAGCAGCTTCCCTGA
- a CDS encoding type II toxin-antitoxin system VapC family toxin yields MSVSHTSSLVVDAGVALVTIMPHPYQAHGRRFWQNWQQQPQPLLAPHLWVADVTSGLRRAVWERVLTEEEAEAALRDLLELPLTLTSDREIAERALSWAGRLQQKRAYDAFYVALADQRGAVFWSADRRLVETLRQQGFSRARWIGEI; encoded by the coding sequence ATGAGCGTTTCGCACACCTCTTCCCTGGTCGTTGATGCCGGCGTGGCGCTGGTCACGATCATGCCGCATCCCTATCAGGCGCATGGTCGACGTTTCTGGCAGAACTGGCAGCAGCAGCCGCAGCCGCTGCTTGCACCTCATCTATGGGTGGCCGACGTAACCTCAGGGCTGCGTCGGGCGGTCTGGGAACGGGTATTGACGGAGGAGGAAGCCGAGGCGGCGTTGCGGGATCTGCTGGAATTACCGCTGACGCTCACTTCGGATCGCGAGATCGCTGAACGGGCCCTGAGCTGGGCCGGACGGTTGCAACAGAAGCGGGCCTACGATGCGTTCTACGTGGCACTGGCTGACCAGCGCGGGGCGGTTTTCTGGAGTGCAGATCGGCGCCTGGTGGAAACGCTCCGGCAACAGGGCTTTTCCCGGGCCCGCTGGATTGGAGAAATTTAG
- a CDS encoding secondary thiamine-phosphate synthase enzyme YjbQ encodes MNVHQETLRRSTHGHGDLQDLTDDVAAVVARSGVKKGLVHVHVIGSTAAIGTIEFEPGLQRDLPTLMDRLIPPHEHYLHEHTWHDGNAHSHLQATLLGASVTVPVRDGLPALGTWQQIVLMECDVRPRQREIVVTVQGV; translated from the coding sequence ATGAACGTCCATCAGGAGACGCTGCGGCGCAGCACGCACGGCCACGGGGATCTGCAGGATCTCACGGATGACGTGGCGGCCGTCGTGGCGCGTTCGGGGGTAAAGAAAGGACTGGTCCACGTACACGTGATCGGAAGCACGGCGGCCATCGGTACGATCGAGTTCGAGCCGGGGCTGCAGCGCGACCTGCCCACGCTGATGGATCGACTCATCCCGCCCCATGAGCATTACCTGCACGAACATACCTGGCACGACGGGAACGCGCATTCCCATCTGCAGGCCACGCTGCTGGGCGCTTCGGTAACGGTCCCCGTGCGTGACGGGTTGCCTGCGCTGGGCACCTGGCAGCAGATCGTGCTGATGGAATGTGACGTTCGCCCCCGCCAGCGCGAGATCGTGGTGACCGTGCAGGGGGTGTGA
- a CDS encoding type II toxin-antitoxin system VapC family toxin, giving the protein MSVSAYLLDTGPLVALLNQRDRYHHWAVRTIDALEAPLLTCESVVSEAWFLVRRGGGNPLRLLELLHVLDVNVMPAWSPRLEAILRRYADRISVADASLLALAEAEKGRIVVTTDRDDFTVYRIHRRQVVPTLMPPD; this is encoded by the coding sequence ATGAGCGTTTCCGCTTATCTGCTGGATACGGGACCGCTGGTGGCTTTGCTGAACCAGCGCGATCGGTATCATCACTGGGCGGTTCGAACGATCGATGCCCTGGAAGCACCTTTGCTCACATGCGAGTCCGTAGTGTCAGAGGCCTGGTTCCTGGTCCGGCGCGGAGGTGGTAATCCACTGCGCCTTCTGGAGTTGCTGCATGTGCTCGACGTAAACGTAATGCCCGCCTGGAGTCCACGTCTTGAGGCGATACTGCGTCGCTACGCCGACCGAATCAGTGTGGCGGATGCGTCGCTCCTGGCGCTTGCTGAAGCGGAGAAAGGTCGCATTGTGGTAACCACCGATCGCGACGACTTCACGGTCTATCGGATTCACCGGCGGCAGGTGGTGCCCACGCTAATGCCGCCTGATTGA
- the surE gene encoding 5'/3'-nucleotidase SurE: MSKQESGRRPLILVCNDDGINAPGIAALAAAMDALGEVYVVAPATEQSAVGHAITVRDPVRAYPWPFAVPSGEVPAYAVSGTPADCVKLAVNQLLPRRPDLVVSGINRGPNTAVNVIYSGTVSAATEAAILGIDAIAFSLCNWEARDYSAAAHYARRIARTVLAHGLPPGILLNVNIPDLPLEKIKGIAITRQARSRWEESFAERRDPYNQPYYWLTGRFVNLDDGDDTDLEAVEQGYVSITPLQHDLTAHAYRAMLNQWNWHDAPASNGHERPSGDAPAQHARTREAGESHG; this comes from the coding sequence ATGAGCAAGCAGGAATCCGGTCGGCGACCGCTGATTCTGGTCTGCAACGACGACGGCATCAACGCGCCGGGCATCGCCGCGCTGGCGGCGGCCATGGACGCGCTGGGTGAGGTGTACGTGGTGGCGCCGGCTACCGAACAGAGCGCCGTCGGGCACGCCATCACCGTGCGCGATCCGGTGCGGGCCTATCCGTGGCCATTTGCGGTGCCTTCAGGCGAAGTGCCGGCCTACGCGGTCTCGGGCACGCCGGCCGACTGCGTCAAGCTGGCCGTCAACCAGCTCCTCCCGCGGCGACCCGATCTGGTGGTCAGCGGCATCAACCGGGGACCGAACACGGCCGTCAACGTGATCTACTCGGGCACGGTCAGTGCGGCGACCGAAGCCGCGATCCTGGGCATCGACGCCATCGCCTTCTCGCTCTGCAACTGGGAGGCGCGCGACTACAGCGCCGCCGCCCATTACGCCCGGCGAATCGCTCGCACCGTGCTGGCCCACGGCCTGCCGCCCGGCATCCTGCTCAACGTGAACATTCCAGATCTACCACTTGAAAAAATCAAAGGCATCGCCATCACCCGACAGGCCCGCTCGCGCTGGGAGGAGAGCTTCGCCGAACGCCGCGATCCCTACAACCAGCCCTACTACTGGCTCACCGGACGCTTCGTGAACCTGGACGACGGCGACGACACGGATCTCGAGGCCGTCGAACAGGGTTACGTCTCCATCACGCCGCTCCAGCACGACCTGACGGCCCACGCCTATCGGGCCATGCTGAATCAGTGGAACTGGCACGATGCACCGGCTTCCAACGGCCATGAACGTCCATCAGGAGACGCTCCGGCGCAGCACGCGCGGACACGGGAAGCCGGGGAATCGCACGGGTGA
- the panB gene encoding 3-methyl-2-oxobutanoate hydroxymethyltransferase yields the protein MSTQAVPPPVVNARRVTTQTLQEMKAARIPIAALTAYDYTLARILDAAGIDVILVGDSASNVMAGHETTLPITLDQMIYHAQCVVRAVRRALVVVDLPFGSYQGNPNEALASAIRVMKEAGAHAVKLEGGKPILEAVERIVTAGIPVMGHLGLTPQSIYRFGTYKVRAQEPEEAEQLRRDAKLLEEAGCFALVLEKIPAELAREVTASLRIPTIGIGAGVHCDGQILVLHDMLGLTTDFNPRFVRRYARLAETITEAVQHYVQDVRQRAFPSPEESY from the coding sequence ATGAGCACGCAGGCTGTCCCGCCCCCGGTGGTCAACGCCCGACGGGTGACCACGCAGACGCTCCAGGAGATGAAAGCCGCCCGCATTCCCATTGCGGCGCTGACCGCCTACGACTACACGCTGGCCCGTATCCTGGACGCGGCGGGCATCGATGTGATTCTGGTGGGCGACTCGGCCTCGAACGTGATGGCCGGCCACGAAACGACGCTGCCCATCACGCTGGATCAGATGATCTACCACGCGCAATGCGTGGTGCGGGCGGTGCGCCGGGCGCTGGTGGTGGTGGACCTGCCCTTCGGCTCCTATCAGGGCAACCCCAACGAAGCGCTGGCCTCGGCCATTCGCGTCATGAAAGAAGCCGGTGCGCACGCCGTCAAGCTGGAGGGCGGCAAGCCCATTCTGGAGGCGGTAGAACGCATCGTCACGGCCGGCATCCCGGTGATGGGACATCTGGGACTGACGCCGCAGAGCATCTACCGCTTCGGTACCTACAAAGTGCGTGCGCAGGAGCCGGAGGAGGCTGAGCAATTGCGTCGGGACGCGAAGTTGCTGGAGGAGGCGGGCTGTTTTGCTCTTGTGCTGGAAAAGATCCCGGCCGAGCTGGCCCGTGAGGTAACCGCCTCGCTCCGCATCCCGACGATTGGCATCGGGGCCGGCGTGCACTGCGACGGACAGATCCTCGTGCTGCACGACATGCTCGGTCTGACCACCGACTTCAACCCGCGCTTCGTGCGTCGCTATGCCCGCCTGGCCGAAACCATCACCGAGGCCGTGCAGCACTACGTGCAGGATGTACGCCAGCGGGCATTTCCTTCGCCGGAAGAGAGCTACTGA
- a CDS encoding OmpH family outer membrane protein, with the protein MRNRRVALKALIGAVFMLGLLKAEVSPAQSLRIGYTDPDVIIVNMKEYRDIQQQLQKEAQESQQALQEMFNEYQEKLERYQRQQALLSEQRRQEREQELLQLQQQIQEASALRQQQLAQREAELMQPLLERVQQVIDQVAQEQNLDVVLRAQALLYVKEGRVVDITREVARRLGIQVPEDTTATQQN; encoded by the coding sequence ATGCGCAATCGTCGTGTTGCCCTCAAAGCGCTGATCGGTGCCGTTTTCATGCTGGGCCTGCTGAAGGCTGAAGTCAGTCCGGCGCAATCGTTGCGCATCGGGTACACCGATCCCGATGTGATCATCGTCAACATGAAGGAATATCGGGACATTCAGCAGCAGCTCCAGAAGGAAGCGCAGGAAAGCCAGCAGGCGCTGCAGGAGATGTTTAACGAGTATCAGGAGAAACTGGAACGTTACCAGCGGCAGCAGGCGCTGCTTTCTGAACAGCGGCGCCAGGAGCGGGAGCAGGAGCTGTTGCAACTCCAGCAGCAGATCCAGGAGGCTTCGGCCCTCCGACAGCAGCAGCTGGCCCAGCGCGAGGCCGAGCTGATGCAGCCGCTGCTGGAACGCGTGCAGCAGGTGATCGACCAGGTGGCGCAGGAGCAGAACCTGGACGTCGTGCTGCGGGCACAGGCGCTGCTGTACGTGAAAGAAGGGCGCGTGGTGGACATCACGCGCGAGGTGGCCCGGCGGCTGGGGATTCAGGTGCCCGAAGACACCACGGCCACGCAGCAGAACTGA
- a CDS encoding OmpH family outer membrane protein, translating to MPRKLGILLLGTLCLTGVGLAQHRIGYVDTEYILSKLPEYQAVQQKLDQMVRDWQAELDRRRQEIDRMFEEYQTRELLYTPEERQRRREEIVRAEEELERLRQQYFGPEGELFRQQEALLRPIQERVLEAIETVARDEGYDYVLDKAAAPMLLYAPPEHDLSDRVLAELNVNLESQN from the coding sequence ATGCCGCGCAAACTGGGAATCTTGCTGCTGGGGACGCTGTGCCTGACCGGCGTGGGCCTGGCGCAGCACCGCATCGGGTACGTGGACACCGAGTACATCCTGAGCAAGTTGCCTGAGTACCAGGCGGTTCAGCAGAAGCTGGACCAGATGGTGCGCGACTGGCAGGCCGAGCTGGACCGGCGCCGCCAGGAGATCGACCGCATGTTCGAGGAATACCAGACCCGCGAGCTGCTCTACACGCCGGAAGAGCGGCAGCGCCGCCGTGAGGAGATCGTGCGCGCCGAAGAGGAGCTGGAGCGCCTGCGGCAACAGTACTTCGGACCGGAAGGGGAGCTGTTTCGCCAGCAGGAGGCCCTGCTGCGTCCCATCCAGGAGCGGGTGCTGGAGGCGATCGAGACCGTGGCCCGTGATGAAGGGTACGACTATGTGCTCGACAAAGCCGCAGCCCCCATGCTGCTGTATGCCCCACCGGAACATGACCTGAGCGATCGGGTTCTCGCCGAGCTTAACGTAAACCTCGAGTCGCAGAACTGA